One genomic window of Undibacterium cyanobacteriorum includes the following:
- a CDS encoding GH1 family beta-glucosidase — translation MNSFTKFPAGFVWGVATSAFQIEGAYQEDGKGPSIWDRFCENPANIKDQSDGSVACDHYHRYQDDVDLIASLGLDAYRFSMAWSRVQPQGKGAWNEKGFDFYARLIDALLAKNIAPHLTLYHWDLPQGLQDDGGWLARDTTARFADYAAQVAHRFGDRLASIATHNEPWCTANLGYGNAQFAPGVADAKQAIQVSHHLLLSHGLAMQAMRAEKCAAPLGIVLNQWTADPATDSAEDKAMAEREYACSVQWFMDPIFKGRYPELALRTHGDKAPYVHADDFRQIQQPLDFLGVNYYFRAFCSAEQPPRQPPTENRRTDMGWEIYPQGLTELLLKLHDEYKLPPIFITENGMANSDQVVHGVIPDVARIDYVRHHLAALFQAMAKGVDVRGYFLWSLLDNFEWNSGYSKRFGIVHVDYATQQRTLKDSAYWYRGFVAEQKTR, via the coding sequence ATGAATTCGTTTACCAAATTTCCGGCAGGTTTTGTGTGGGGCGTCGCCACCAGCGCGTTTCAAATTGAGGGAGCTTATCAAGAAGATGGAAAAGGTCCATCGATTTGGGATCGCTTCTGCGAGAATCCTGCGAATATCAAAGATCAGAGCGATGGTTCAGTCGCTTGTGATCACTACCATCGGTATCAAGATGATGTGGACTTGATTGCCTCGCTTGGGCTCGACGCTTACCGCTTTTCGATGGCATGGTCGCGTGTGCAACCACAAGGAAAGGGCGCGTGGAACGAAAAGGGCTTTGATTTCTATGCGCGTTTGATCGATGCCTTATTGGCGAAGAATATCGCTCCCCATCTTACGCTGTATCATTGGGACCTGCCGCAGGGATTGCAGGATGATGGCGGTTGGCTAGCGCGCGATACGACGGCGCGATTTGCCGATTATGCAGCCCAAGTCGCCCATCGTTTTGGTGATCGTCTAGCCAGCATCGCAACGCATAATGAACCTTGGTGTACCGCTAACCTTGGTTACGGTAATGCTCAATTTGCGCCAGGCGTGGCGGATGCAAAACAGGCGATTCAAGTATCGCATCATTTGTTGTTGTCGCACGGCCTCGCGATGCAAGCAATGCGCGCCGAGAAATGTGCCGCACCCTTGGGTATCGTATTAAATCAGTGGACTGCCGATCCTGCCACCGATTCTGCCGAAGATAAAGCCATGGCCGAACGTGAATACGCCTGTTCTGTGCAATGGTTTATGGATCCTATTTTTAAAGGTCGCTACCCCGAGTTGGCCCTACGTACCCACGGTGATAAGGCACCGTATGTGCATGCGGATGATTTTCGACAAATCCAACAACCTCTCGATTTCTTGGGAGTGAACTATTATTTCCGAGCTTTCTGCAGTGCCGAACAACCACCACGACAGCCGCCCACGGAGAATCGGCGTACCGACATGGGATGGGAGATCTATCCACAGGGCTTGACTGAGCTGCTGCTGAAATTGCATGACGAATACAAGCTCCCGCCGATCTTTATCACCGAGAATGGCATGGCCAATTCAGATCAAGTGGTGCACGGTGTGATCCCTGATGTTGCCCGTATCGATTATGTACGCCACCATCTGGCAGCTTTGTTTCAAGCCATGGCCAAAGGGGTTGATGTTCGCGGCTATTTCTTATGGAGCTTGCTTGATAACTTTGAGTGGAATTCGGGCTACTCGAAACGTTTTGGTATTGTCCACGTTGATTACGCCACACAACAGCGAACGCTGAAAGACAGCGCGTATTGGTATCGCGGTTTTGTCGCGGAACAAAAAACTCGGTGA
- a CDS encoding MFS transporter — protein MQAQLDGAVNAQGKESGAVHPLMWVPTAYFTMALGFMMLTNVTSTMFKNLGMSNGEAAGYSSMFILAYTIKPFYAPFVEMYRTKKFFVLSAQVLIALGFVGVGLAMSLPNYMVVLLPLLWVLSFVGATQDIASDGVYVTSLDSRSQSLFCGIQSLSWNVGPIVAAGGMVWLSGYLYTEVFHQTPGTFGPEWIAAWRIIFFLVAAVTLLMAVWHWRVMPDGERASNTPSSVAATAAIIKDSFITFFQKRDVWRMIAFAFLFRLSIGFLEKIGPFFMLDPASKGGLGLSNEMLGLVYGTYGLAAVLLGSLLGGWFVARRGLKMSLFTLCCAVNIPNVTFLVMSWYLPDNLILISAGVIIEKFFFGFGSVGYMIYLMQELAPGKYTTTHYAFGTGLMGLCGMLTGMVSGYLQESMGYIHYFIFVMVATIPSFLACWFAPFHHTDAAQDNTSSSVATPMTH, from the coding sequence ATGCAGGCACAGTTGGATGGTGCAGTGAATGCACAAGGAAAAGAGAGTGGAGCGGTACATCCATTAATGTGGGTGCCAACCGCCTATTTCACGATGGCGCTTGGTTTCATGATGTTGACCAATGTGACTTCCACCATGTTCAAGAATCTCGGCATGAGTAATGGCGAAGCAGCTGGATATTCGAGTATGTTTATTTTGGCTTACACCATCAAACCGTTCTATGCCCCGTTCGTCGAGATGTATCGTACGAAGAAATTCTTTGTCTTATCTGCGCAGGTGTTGATTGCCTTAGGATTTGTCGGTGTCGGGCTGGCGATGTCACTGCCGAACTATATGGTGGTCTTGCTGCCTTTGTTGTGGGTCTTATCTTTTGTTGGCGCCACCCAAGACATCGCCAGTGATGGTGTCTATGTCACGTCCTTAGATAGTCGCTCGCAGTCTTTATTTTGCGGTATTCAGAGTTTGAGCTGGAACGTGGGGCCGATTGTCGCTGCTGGCGGTATGGTGTGGTTGAGTGGCTACTTGTACACCGAAGTGTTTCATCAAACACCTGGTACATTTGGACCGGAATGGATTGCTGCTTGGCGCATTATCTTCTTCTTGGTTGCGGCAGTGACTCTCCTGATGGCGGTTTGGCATTGGCGTGTGATGCCGGACGGTGAACGCGCCAGTAATACCCCCAGCTCGGTTGCTGCAACTGCCGCCATCATCAAAGATTCCTTCATTACTTTTTTTCAAAAACGCGATGTCTGGCGCATGATTGCCTTCGCGTTTTTGTTCCGTTTGAGTATCGGCTTTCTCGAAAAAATCGGACCTTTCTTTATGCTAGATCCCGCCAGTAAAGGTGGCTTGGGTTTGAGCAATGAGATGCTGGGCTTGGTGTACGGAACCTATGGTTTGGCTGCAGTGTTGCTCGGATCTTTATTGGGGGGATGGTTTGTCGCGCGGCGCGGCTTGAAGATGAGTTTGTTCACGCTCTGCTGTGCCGTCAATATTCCTAATGTAACTTTCCTTGTGATGAGTTGGTACTTACCCGACAATTTGATCTTGATCAGCGCCGGCGTCATCATCGAAAAATTCTTTTTTGGTTTTGGCTCTGTGGGTTACATGATCTATCTGATGCAAGAGCTAGCGCCCGGTAAATATACGACGACGCACTATGCTTTTGGAACGGGTCTGATGGGATTGTGCGGTATGTTGACAGGCATGGTCAGTGGCTACCTGCAAGAATCGATGGGCTATATTCACTATTTTATTTTCGTGATGGTGGCAACCATTCCTTCGTTCTTAGCCTGTTGGTTTGCGCCTTTTCATCATACTGATGCAGCACAGGACAACACGAGCTCATCTGTGGCGACTCCGATGACGCATTGA
- a CDS encoding TlpA family protein disulfide reductase, with product MDRRDFIKSTIAGLTVTLSSGAVSASAPKVDQKKADQKKAEVFQLHGTDVYGKPLDLKDFAGRTVLVSFFTFDCSACSHDLQLMRDFYLRNVKKNFVLLGVNVDQNKKALDDYNEAATFAYPKDQRFPTVWRFAPGHTDSFGKLNATPSHFVLNSKHQLMFRRDGAFQPDDWDNLYLSLPS from the coding sequence ATGGATAGGCGTGATTTCATCAAATCGACAATTGCGGGGCTGACAGTAACACTGTCGTCTGGTGCGGTTTCTGCGAGTGCACCAAAAGTTGATCAAAAAAAAGCAGATCAAAAGAAAGCAGAGGTCTTTCAACTACATGGGACTGACGTGTATGGAAAGCCGCTCGATTTGAAAGACTTTGCTGGACGAACTGTACTGGTGAGTTTCTTTACTTTTGACTGCAGTGCTTGCTCGCACGATTTGCAATTGATGCGCGATTTTTATCTGCGCAACGTGAAGAAGAACTTCGTCTTACTTGGTGTGAACGTTGATCAAAACAAAAAAGCGCTCGATGATTACAATGAAGCGGCGACTTTCGCCTACCCTAAAGATCAGCGTTTTCCAACTGTCTGGCGTTTTGCGCCGGGTCATACGGATAGTTTTGGCAAGTTGAATGCCACACCTAGCCATTTCGTTTTAAATTCGAAGCATCAGCTGATGTTTCGACGAGACGGCGCATTTCAACCCGACGATTGGGATAATTTGTATTTATCTTTGCCTAGCTGA
- a CDS encoding HD-GYP domain-containing protein — protein MLKKISVDELKTGMFLQSLCGSWMDHPFWRTKFIINDTRDIQKIIDSGITEVWINIDKGIDVHPPTKPMIDDGGAELPAASTKPVEVINKIIEKPKATQTSDEMQRAAKICAQAKKSVKSMFEEARMGRAIAADHAGEIVQEISYSVMRNPNAIINLARIKNADDYTYMHSVAVCALMVALSHHLNLDEDQTHEAGLAGLLHDLGKANMPTDILLKPGKLTVEEFDVMKKHPEEGHRILQESGFTDPVPLDVILHHHERIDGSGYPHGLKGDQISIFAKMGAVCDVYDAITSNRPYKAGWEPADSIKRMGEWCEQQYDKAVFQAFVSSVGIYPVGSLVRLASGRLAVVMEQTKSLVAPKVKVFYSTKSKSYIPTEILDLSKPTIDVKGEKIVAHEDANKWAFKNFNEMWAGA, from the coding sequence ATGCTCAAAAAGATTTCCGTCGATGAGCTCAAAACAGGGATGTTTTTACAATCCCTCTGTGGGTCATGGATGGACCATCCTTTTTGGCGCACCAAATTTATCATCAATGACACACGCGATATCCAGAAAATCATCGACAGCGGCATCACCGAAGTCTGGATTAACATAGACAAAGGCATTGATGTCCACCCACCTACCAAACCGATGATAGACGACGGTGGGGCAGAGCTTCCAGCGGCGTCAACCAAGCCCGTCGAAGTCATCAACAAGATCATTGAAAAACCCAAAGCAACTCAAACCTCAGACGAAATGCAAAGGGCAGCAAAAATTTGCGCTCAAGCGAAAAAATCCGTCAAATCGATGTTTGAGGAAGCGCGTATGGGCAGAGCTATCGCGGCCGATCATGCGGGAGAAATCGTACAAGAAATTTCTTATTCGGTGATGCGCAACCCCAATGCGATTATCAATCTCGCCCGCATCAAAAACGCAGACGATTACACTTATATGCACTCAGTCGCCGTTTGCGCTCTGATGGTCGCTTTGTCGCACCATCTCAATCTCGATGAAGATCAAACGCATGAAGCCGGTTTAGCAGGCTTGCTGCATGACTTGGGAAAGGCAAATATGCCGACGGATATTTTGCTCAAACCCGGAAAACTCACGGTCGAAGAATTTGACGTGATGAAAAAACATCCCGAAGAGGGCCATCGAATTCTGCAAGAAAGTGGTTTTACTGACCCAGTGCCCTTAGACGTCATTTTGCATCATCATGAACGCATCGATGGCAGTGGCTATCCACACGGGCTTAAAGGCGATCAAATCAGTATTTTTGCCAAGATGGGCGCCGTGTGTGATGTGTATGACGCGATTACATCGAACCGTCCCTACAAAGCAGGATGGGAACCTGCCGATTCAATCAAACGTATGGGAGAATGGTGTGAACAACAATACGACAAAGCGGTGTTCCAAGCGTTCGTCAGTAGTGTAGGGATTTATCCTGTAGGTTCATTGGTGCGGTTGGCCTCTGGTCGCCTAGCAGTCGTAATGGAGCAAACCAAGTCACTGGTTGCACCAAAGGTCAAAGTATTTTATTCGACCAAATCGAAGTCTTATATTCCAACGGAAATTCTTGACCTTTCGAAACCGACCATCGATGTCAAAGGCGAAAAAATCGTCGCCCATGAAGATGCGAATAAATGGGCTTTCAAGAACTTCAATGAGATGTGGGCTGGGGCTTAA